Proteins co-encoded in one Arachis hypogaea cultivar Tifrunner chromosome 13, arahy.Tifrunner.gnm2.J5K5, whole genome shotgun sequence genomic window:
- the LOC112791838 gene encoding protein PLASTID REDOX INSENSITIVE 2, chloroplastic: MAFATATCLAPFFLPPPSSSSSSFPSLRSLCFFTSVTTPRSNRRFSFPSANEKFATLPRSSPNKLTTRFSEYKFPDPIPEFADAETEKFRNHLLQKLSKPSKKDTYGESVEEVVGVCTEIFSTFLHSEYGGPGTLLVIPFIDMADAVSERGLPGGPQAARAAVKWAQSNVDKDWREWNGGDSN, from the exons ATGGCTTTCGCTACTGCTACGTGTCTTGCACCTTTCTtccttcctcctccttcttcttcttcttcttcgttcccATCGTTGCGTTCGTTATGCTTCTTCACAAGTGTCACCACCCCCAGAAGCAACCGACGTTTCTCGTTTCCTTCTGCAAACGAAAAGTTCGCAACTTTACCACGTTCATCCCCTAATAAGCTCACCACCCGCTTTTCTGAGTACAAATTCCCCGACCCTATTCCAGAATTTGCAGATGCT GAGACAGAGAAGTTCAGAAATCACCTTCTGCAGAAGCTTTCAAAGCCTTCAAAGAAAGACACGTATGGAGAATCGGTTGAAGAAGTTGTGGGAGTATGCACTGAG ATTTTTAGCACGTTCTTACATTCTGAGTATGGAGGTCCAGGGACTCTCTTGGTCATTCCATTCATTGACATGGCTGATGCCGTAAGCGAACGGGGGCTGCCGGGAGGACCACAAGCTGCACGTGCCGCTGTAAAATGGGCCCAAAGTAATGTTGACAAAGACTGGAGGGAATGGAATGGCGGTGATAGCAACTAA
- the LOC112783135 gene encoding uncharacterized protein, translating into MGSIILTEDSNPGVAPSETDDVAIGAKHRLLILETRCSGTVAQNAIKKTGFNFNLVIDAQGFSGEIWLMWNNPNLSIQEISRNEQALHISVSYNLKKWFLTIVYANPNEERKRELRNYIANLDPTMNCPWMLCGDFNDISDISEKKGGAPPNLAQIRRFRDWMDLCGFMDLGFQGTHFTWRGPIWQGRERVFKRMDRAISNPDWRICFHEAYIETLPRIKFDHHLILIKCTGNSHVLKNKPFRFEYMWMQHKEFQPFLKNNWNIDLAIEQSIKVFVEKVKQWNHNTFGNIFNQKRILLSRLKEIQNSPRYGRSEFLDNLEDDFIKVLEVILDREQMFWIQKSRETWMVEGDRNTRYYHTKAIIRRRRNKIFKLRDSGGSWIDNLDSLKVHVCTYFKHLFQEINPNRDFNLHTQTIYPEMELGDMLKMKRVVEADEIEQAIFAMGSLNSPGEDGLPAGFYKTNWELVGSSLKSFVMNCWSNPSNIKEVNNTFLALIPKNDQPKFVTQFRLAHLIEDKVVKGEWRPFRIGKHGLSISHLMFADDLILFGEAFCIQMEVIKSCLDKFCEVSGQIVNGQKTQVFFSKKVNPAKRQEIVDLAGFKETREVGRYLGAYILEGRGTKQSYSHIIDKVKGCLQGWKRDSLSMARKVVLAQSAITPIAFFSMQHSKIPKSICNQVEKEQRRFIWGDDQDRRKAHFINWNTLCFSKEAGGLGLRKLDVMNRGGKTGRVRRADPLNPLKKAGRNRIWSPPN; encoded by the exons ATGGGTTCTATAATTCTCACCGAGGATTCGAACCCGGGTGTAGCTCCCAGCGAGACAGATGATGTTGCCATTGGTGCAAAACATCGGCTGCTTATTTTG GAGACGAGGTGCAGTGGTACAGTTGCACAAAATGCTATTAAAAAAACAGGTTTTAACTTCAATTTGGTGATTGATGCTCAAGGGTTCTCAGGAGAAATATGGCTCATGTggaataatcccaatctttcaaTTCAAGAGATAAGTAGAAACGAACAAGCTTTGCACATCTCAGTTTCATACAATCTGAAGAAATGGTTCCTTACTATCGTCTATGCTAAtccaaatgaagaaagaaaaagggagttGAGAAATTATATTGCTAATCTGGACCCTACAATGAACTGTCCTTGGATGCTCTGCGGGGACTTCAATGATATCAGTGACATAAgtgaaaaaaaaggaggagcacCTCCCAACTTAGCTCAGATAAGGCGTTTTAGGGACTGGATGGACTTGTGCGGGTTCATGGATTTGGGTTTCCAAGGTACGCACTTTACCTGGAGAGGTCCAATTTGGCAGGGCAGAGAAAGAGTCTTCAAGCGTATGGATAGGGCCATATCCAATCCTGATTGGAGGATCTGTTTTCATGAGGCCTATATAGAAACTCTACCGCGGATAAAATTCGATCATCATCTCATTTTGATTAAGTGTACAGGTAACAGTCATGTTTTGAAAAACAAGCCATTTCGATTCGAATACATGTGGATGCAGCACAAAGAGTTTCAACCCTTTCTCAAGAATAACTGGAACATAGATTTGGCCATTGAGCAATCTATAAAGGTGTTTGTGGAGAAAGTAAAGCAGTGGAACCATAACACTTTCGGAAACATCTTCAATCAGAAGAGGATTTTACTCAGCAGGTTGAAGGAGATTCAGAATTCCCCTAGATATGGGAGAAGTGAGTTCTTGGACAATCTGGAGGATGATTTTATCAAAGTACTAGAGGTAATCTTGGATAGAGAACAAATGTTCTGGATACAAAAATCCAGAGAGACTTGGATGGTTGAAGGAGATCGTAATACAAGATATTATCACACCAAAGCCATTATTCGCCGAAGAAGAAACAAGATTTTCAAGCTAAGAGACTCTGGTGGTAGCTGGATTGATAACCTGGACAGTCTCAAAGTTCATGTCTGTACCTATTTCAAGCATCTGTTCCAGGAAATCAATCCCAACAGAGATTTTAATCTTCACACGCAGACTATCTATCCAGAGATGGAACTAGGTGACATGCTCAAAATGAAAAGGGTTGTAGAAGCAGATGAAATAGAACAAGCCATATTTGCTATGGGGTCTCTCAATTCCCCTGGTGAAGATGGATTACCAGCGGGATTTTATAAAACTAATTGGGAACTGGTAGGTAGCAGTTTAAAGAGTTTCGTCATGAATTGCTGGTCCAACCCTAGTAACATTAAGGAGGTCAATAACACTTTCCTTGCTTTGATCCCCAAGAATGATCAACCAAAATTCGTTACTCAGTTCAG ATTAGCACATTTGATTGAGGATAAGGTTGTCAAGGGCGAATGGAGACCTTTTAGGATTGGTAAGCATGGTCTGTCCATCTCacatttgatgtttgcagatgacctGATACTCTTTGGAGAAGCTTTTTGCATCCAAATGGAGGTTATTAAATCCTGTTTGGATAAATTTTGTGAAGTATCAGGACAAATAGTGAATGGCCAAAAAACTCAAGTTTTCTTCTCCAAGAAGGTTAACCCGGCTAAGAGACAGGAGATTGTTGATCTTGCAGGTTTCAAAGAGACGAGGGAAGTTGGTAGATATTTGGGGGCATACATCTTGGAAGGAAGAGGCACCAAACAAAGCTATAGTCATATTATTGACAAGGTGAAGGGTTGTTTGCAGGGATGGAAACGGGATAGCTTATCGATGGCAAGGAAAGTGGTTCTAGCTCAATCAGCCATCACACCTATAGCCTTCTTTTCGATGCAACATAGCAAGATCCCAAAGTCTATCTGCAATCAGGTGGAGAAAGAACAACGACGCTTTATTTGGGGCGATGATCAAGATAGGAGAAAGGCACACTTCATAAATTGGAATACTCTGTGTTTTTCCAAGGAAGCTGGTGGGTTAGGTTTGAGGAAATTAGATGTTATgaataggggtggcaaaacgggtcgagtCCGCAGGGCCGAtccgctaaacccgctaaaaaaggcgggtcggAATAGGATTTGGAGCCCACCAAATTAA
- the LOC112791839 gene encoding uncharacterized protein At4g14342 isoform X1, which yields MQASDRFNINSQLEHLQAKYVGTGHADLNRFEWAVNIQRDSYASYIGHYPLLAYFAIAENESIGRERYTFMQKMLLPCGLPPEREED from the exons ATGCAG GCAAGTGATAGGTTTAACATCAATTCCCAACTTGAGCATCTCCAAGCTAAATATGTTGGAACTGGGCATGCCGATTTGAACAGATT TGAGTGGGCGGTGAATATTCAGCGTGATAGCTATGCTTCATATATTGGGCACTACCCTTTGCTTGCATACTTTGCTATTGCTGAAAATGAATCCATTGGAAGAGAACGCTACACCTTTATGCAG AAAATGCTTCTACCCTGCGGTCTCCCTCCTGAAAGAGAAGAAGATTGA
- the LOC112791839 gene encoding uncharacterized protein At4g14342 isoform X2, producing the protein MQASDRFNINSQLEHLQAKYVGTGHADLNRFEWAVNIQRDSYASYIGHYPLLAYFAIAENESIGRERYTFMQKMLLPCGLPPEREED; encoded by the exons ATGCAGGCAAGTGATAGGTTTAACATCAATTCCCAACTTGAGCATCTCCAAGCTAAATATGTTGGAACTGGGCATGCCGATTTGAACAGATT TGAGTGGGCGGTGAATATTCAGCGTGATAGCTATGCTTCATATATTGGGCACTACCCTTTGCTTGCATACTTTGCTATTGCTGAAAATGAATCCATTGGAAGAGAACGCTACACCTTTATGCAG AAAATGCTTCTACCCTGCGGTCTCCCTCCTGAAAGAGAAGAAGATTGA